One Candidatus Symbiobacter mobilis CR genomic window, CAGGAAATGCTCGGCAAAGTCGGGTTGGAACAGCGGTTGCACCATCGCCCGGGGGAGTTGTCCGGCGGGGAGCGCCAGCGCGTTGCCATTGCACGGGCCTTGGTGACGTCACCCGTCTGCGTGTTGGCCGACGAACCCACCGGCAATCTCGACCGCAACACGGCCCTGGGTGTTTTTGGCCGGATGCTCGAACTGGCGCGGACGCAGGGAACCGCCTTCGTACTTGCCACGCACGACGAAAGCCTCGCCACCCGTTGCGACCGCTGCCTGCATCTGGTGCAGGGCGCCCTGCAAAAGTGCTGAGCGGGTGTACGGGCCTTGTGGGTCGACGTGCATTGCCACGGTGGGGAACCCCCTGACGTCGCGCGAGGGGAACGCATCCACCGGGTGCTTTCTGCATGGGATGTAGCCAGCTTCGCGACCGTGCGCGCCATGGCGCACGCCACTGGCGCCAGCTACACGTTGGGCATCCATCCGCTGTATGTATCCCGCTCCCCCGACGAGGCCCTGGACGAGCTGGAACGGGAACTGGAACGCGCTGTGAACGACCCCGCCCTGGTTGCGGTGGGGGAAATCGGCCTGGATCGGTACGTCGCAGCCGAAATCACCCCATCGGCCTACGCACGACAGCAGTGCTTTCTACAACGGCAACTCGCGTTGGCCCGTCAGCATGATTTGTCGGTAGTGCTGCACTCCCGCCGTGCGGTGGATGATGTGGCTGCTGCCTTGCGCCGGGGTTCGCCCCAAGGTTGGCGCGGCGTGGCCCATGCGTTTGCGGGGAGCGCGCAACAGGCGCGAACCCTGGTGGGGCTTGGGCTGAAGCTAGGGTTTGGCGGCGCTTTCACCTACACCCGCGCATTGCGTTTGCGGCGGCTGGCGCAGGAATTGGCGCTCGACGATATCGTTCTGGAAACCGACGCGCCCGACATGCCCCCGCAGTGGATCACCCCTGGTGCTTCCTGTGGCGCTTCCTGTAGCAACTCCGATGGCGCTCCAGATGGCACTCCATACAGCAGCGCGGAACTTCCCCGCATCGGTCAGGCACTGGCTGCATTGCGCGGGGATAGCGTCGCGCACATCGCGCAGGTGACTACGCGCAATGCGCTGTGGGCTTTGCCACGGTTGGGCCGCACAGTAGATGTCCGATAAATAAGGGCAGGAAATATGCCGAGAATCTTCGACAACATCGAAAAACCGCTATTGCCCGCCTTGCAGGAATCGCTGCAAGTTGCCGAGCGTGCTGACTTTTGCGTCGGGTATTTCAACTTGCGCGGCTGGCGCCACCTTTCCGGGTATGTTGATCGGTGGGCAGGCGGCGAAGGCCAATGCTGCCGATTGCTGGTTGGCATGCATGTGACCCCCAGCGACGAGCTTAGGCAGGCCCTGCGCACACGCGAGGACGACGATCAGATCGACAACCAAACGGCGCAACAAGAAAAGCGCCGCATTGCGGAAGAATTTCGCCAACAACTGATCTTGGGCGTTCCAAGCAATGACGACGAAGCTGCACTGCGGCAACTTTCGGTGCAGATTCGTGCCAAGAAGCTGTTCGTCAAGGTCCATCTGCGCCACCCGCTGCACGCCAAGCTGTACTTGCTGCATCGGCAGGATGCCAACAATCCGGTCACAGGATTTCTGGGTAGCTCCAATCTGACACTCGCGGGCCTTGCCAAGCAGGGGGAGCTGAACGTCGATGTGTTGGAGCACGATGCCTGCAACAAGCTGATGGATTGGTTCGAGGATCGCTGGGGTGACCGCTGGTGCATCGACATCTCCAAGGAACTGACCGACATCATCAACGAGAGTTGGGCAGGTGAACGTCTGGTGCCGCCCTATCACGTCTACCTCAAGATGGCCTTTCACCTGGCTCAGGAAGCGCGTGCCGGTCTTTCAGAGTTTCGGATCCCCTCCGTCTTTGGCGAAACGCTGTTCGACTTCCAGGTCGCTGCCGTCAAGATTGCCGCGCACCATCTGAACAAGCGCGGTGGCGTCCTGATCGGCGACGTGGTCGGACTGGGCAAATCGATGATGGCCACCGCCCTGGCCAAGATATTCGAGGACGATTACCACACCGAAACGCTCATCATCTGCCCCAAGAACCTCGTTTCGATGTGGGAAGACTATGCCCACCGGTATCGCCTGCATGCCAAAGTACTGCCGTTATCCAAAGTACTGACCGAACTCCCGGAGAAAACCCGGCGTTACCGGCTGGTCCTCATTGATGAATCGCACAACCTGCGCAACAAGGAAGGCAAACGCTGGAAAGTCATCCGCGAATACATCAAGCGTAACGCCAGCCTGACTGTTCTGCTCTCGGCCACGCCTTACAACAAGACCTACCTCGACCTTTCCGCGCAACTGGCCTTGTTCCTACATGAAGATACCGACATCGGCATTCGCCCGGAAAAACTGCTGACCGAGTTGGGCGGCGAGCACGAATTCATCCGCCGTCATCAGTGTGGCGTGCGGTCGTTGGCGGCATTTGAGAAAAGCGAAATTCCCGATGACTGGCGCGATCTCATGCGCCTGTACATGGTGCGCCGCACACGCGGCTTCATCATGCAGCACTACGCCCGCGAAGACGAGCGCGGCAAATACCTGCTGTGCTCGGATGGCCGGAAATCCTACTTTCCGAAGCGTCTGCCCAAGAATCTCCGTTTCAAAATCGATGATGCGAATCCGTCCGACCCCTACGCACGGTTTTATTGCGCCCCGGTGGTCCATGCGATCAACGAGCTAATGCTGCCGCGCTACGGCCTGGGCAACTACATCGCGCCCAAGCCCAAGACACCGCCTACGGCACAACAGGCGAAGATCATCGAGGGGCTTTCGCGCGCGGGCACGCGCCTGATGGGCTTTTGCCGCACCAATCTGTTCAAACGCCTGGAAAGTGCCGGCCCGGCATTCATCCTGTCCATTGAGCGTCACATCCTGCGTAACTTCATCGTTCTGCACGCAATCGAAAACGGCCTAGACATCCCGCTGGGTACGCAGGGTGCCGAACTGCTGGATACACGCCATTACGATGAGGACCCCGATGGCCTGTTGGCTGATGACAATGGTGACGATGACCATGACCATGACGTTACCGATCCGACAGCCACCAATGGCCTACGCACCGAGGCCGACTACCACGCCCGCGCTGCCAAGGCCTACAAGGCCTACAGCGGTGCGCTGAAAAGCCGCTTCCAATGGCTTCCGGGAACACTGTTCACCAAGGAACTCGCCCAAGACCTGCTCACGGATGCGCAATCCTTGCTCCGGCTATTGCGTCTTTGTGGCGAGTGGAAGGCCGATGCAGATACCAAGCTGGCTGTACTCATCGAACTGATCAACCAGCGCCACCCCAAGGAAAAGCTGCTCGTCTTCACCCAATTTGCCGACACCGCCCGTTATCTCCAGGCACAGTTGGTCGCACGTGGTATCAAGCAGGTGGAGGAGGCCACCGGGCAGAGCGCAGACCCGACTTCATTGGTCTGGCGTTTTTCGCCGGAATCGAACGGCAAGCGCGAGCAGATCAAAAAGGCCGATGAACTGCGTGTGCTGATTGCGACCGATGTGCTCTCCGAGGGCCAGAACTTGCAGGACGCGCACATCATCGTCAACTATGACCTGCCCTGGGCCATCATCCGCCTGATTCAACGTGCTGGCCGTGTCGACCGTATCGGGCAGCAGTCTGACACCATCCTCTGCTATTCCTTCGTGCCGGCTGATGGCGTGGAACAGCTCATCAACCTGCGTGCCCGGGTCAAGCAACGCCTGATCGAAAACGCCGAGGTCGTAGGCTCTGACGAAAGCTTCTTCGATGATGACACGGATGAAGAATTGATCCGCGACCTATACACCGAGAAGAACGGCATCCTCGACGACGACGGCGACACCGAGGTTGACCTGGCCTCCTACGCTTACCAGATATGGAAGAACGCCACAGATGCCGATCCATCGCTGGCATCCAAGATTGAGGCCATGCCCAACGTGGTGTATGCCACCAAGGCCCACGAGCACCATCCCGCATCGCCTCGGGGCGTGCTGGTCTATATGCGCACTGCCCACGGCAACGACGCGCTGGCCTGGATGGACGAGGCTGGCAAGCCGGTCACCCAGTCCCAGCTCACCATTCTGAAAGCAGCGGCCTGCGCGGCAAACACCCCGGCCCTGCCACGTACCGAACATCACCACGCGCTCACGCAGCAAGGGCTGGCCCACATCGTTGAAGAAGAAAAATCCTTCGGCGGAGCGCTGGGCCGCCCCTCTGGCGCGCGCTGCAAGGCCTTCGAGCGACTCAAGCGGTATCGCAACGGCCTGGACGACAAGCGGGACTTGTGTACCACGGATGCCCATGTGCGCGAGATCGACCGCGCCCTGGAAGAGATGTACCGCTACCCCCTTTACCAGACCGCCACCGACACCTTGAAGCGCCAACTCAAGGCCGACATTGACGATCACAAGCTGGCTGCATTGATCCTGAACCTGCGCGAGGATGGCCGCCTGTGCATCATCACCGAAGAT contains:
- a CDS encoding helicase-related protein — its product is MPRIFDNIEKPLLPALQESLQVAERADFCVGYFNLRGWRHLSGYVDRWAGGEGQCCRLLVGMHVTPSDELRQALRTREDDDQIDNQTAQQEKRRIAEEFRQQLILGVPSNDDEAALRQLSVQIRAKKLFVKVHLRHPLHAKLYLLHRQDANNPVTGFLGSSNLTLAGLAKQGELNVDVLEHDACNKLMDWFEDRWGDRWCIDISKELTDIINESWAGERLVPPYHVYLKMAFHLAQEARAGLSEFRIPSVFGETLFDFQVAAVKIAAHHLNKRGGVLIGDVVGLGKSMMATALAKIFEDDYHTETLIICPKNLVSMWEDYAHRYRLHAKVLPLSKVLTELPEKTRRYRLVLIDESHNLRNKEGKRWKVIREYIKRNASLTVLLSATPYNKTYLDLSAQLALFLHEDTDIGIRPEKLLTELGGEHEFIRRHQCGVRSLAAFEKSEIPDDWRDLMRLYMVRRTRGFIMQHYAREDERGKYLLCSDGRKSYFPKRLPKNLRFKIDDANPSDPYARFYCAPVVHAINELMLPRYGLGNYIAPKPKTPPTAQQAKIIEGLSRAGTRLMGFCRTNLFKRLESAGPAFILSIERHILRNFIVLHAIENGLDIPLGTQGAELLDTRHYDEDPDGLLADDNGDDDHDHDVTDPTATNGLRTEADYHARAAKAYKAYSGALKSRFQWLPGTLFTKELAQDLLTDAQSLLRLLRLCGEWKADADTKLAVLIELINQRHPKEKLLVFTQFADTARYLQAQLVARGIKQVEEATGQSADPTSLVWRFSPESNGKREQIKKADELRVLIATDVLSEGQNLQDAHIIVNYDLPWAIIRLIQRAGRVDRIGQQSDTILCYSFVPADGVEQLINLRARVKQRLIENAEVVGSDESFFDDDTDEELIRDLYTEKNGILDDDGDTEVDLASYAYQIWKNATDADPSLASKIEAMPNVVYATKAHEHHPASPRGVLVYMRTAHGNDALAWMDEAGKPVTQSQLTILKAAACAANTPALPRTEHHHALTQQGLAHIVEEEKSFGGALGRPSGARCKAFERLKRYRNGLDDKRDLCTTDAHVREIDRALEEMYRYPLYQTATDTLKRQLKADIDDHKLAALILNLREDGRLCIITEDEYQREPKLICTLGLA
- a CDS encoding TatD family hydrolase, which produces MWVDVHCHGGEPPDVARGERIHRVLSAWDVASFATVRAMAHATGASYTLGIHPLYVSRSPDEALDELERELERAVNDPALVAVGEIGLDRYVAAEITPSAYARQQCFLQRQLALARQHDLSVVLHSRRAVDDVAAALRRGSPQGWRGVAHAFAGSAQQARTLVGLGLKLGFGGAFTYTRALRLRRLAQELALDDIVLETDAPDMPPQWITPGASCGASCSNSDGAPDGTPYSSAELPRIGQALAALRGDSVAHIAQVTTRNALWALPRLGRTVDVR